One genomic region from Kwoniella dejecticola CBS 10117 chromosome 1, complete sequence encodes:
- a CDS encoding phosphate:H+ symporter yields the protein MSHQFEAEKARADAVISAGERRRAALAEVDEAKFSWFHAKACIVAGVGFFTDAYDIFSISIAATMIGYVYHAGGANTTNQDLGIKVAHSIGTFFGQLLFGWLADHVGRKRMYGIELMIIIVGTLGQAVAGHAAGISIYGVIIMWRFIMGMGIGGDYPLSAVITSEFAARRIRGRMMTAVFASQGWGNFASAIVSIICVAAFKSQIQHQPLTNLKAVDQVWRLIIGIGCVPAVVALYFRLTIPETPRYTMDVERNIKQASQDVDTYLTSGTYVNDPIHNNERAELPKASWADFARHFGQWQNGKVLLGTAWSWFALDIAFYGLGLNSSTILTTIGFGSATNLATKQLNIYQTLHNVAVGNIILAVGGLIPGYYFSFFLIDSWGRKPIQLMGFSVLTVLFIIMGFGYDKILSTGSGKKAFVFLYCMANFFQNFGPNTTTFVIPGEAFPTRYRSTAHGISAASGKLGAIVAQVGFSRMINIGGKNKFLKHILEIFALFMLTGIFSTLLLPETKGRTLEDLSQESQDHFVRDTNVNTINKTSGHSTGSEEDARAQHDI from the exons atgtctcaccaattcgaagctgaaaaggcCCGTGCGGACGCCGTCATCTCCGCTggagaacgaagacgagCTGCGTTGGCTGAAGTTGACGAGGCAAAGTTCTCTTGGTTCCACGCCAAAGCATGTATCGTTGCTG GTGTCGGATTCTTCACCGATGCATACgatatcttctccatctccattgcGGCGACCATGATCGGATACGTCTACCATGCCGGAGGAGCCAATACGACCAACCAGGATTTGGGTATTAAGGTCGCCCACTCCATCGGTACTTTCTTCGGTCAGCTGCTATTCGGTTGGTTGGCCGATCATGTTGGTAGAAAGAGAATGTACGGTATCGAATTG atgatcatcattgttGGCACCCTCGGTCAAGCAGTAGCTGGTCACGCTGCAGGCATCAGTATCTACGGTGTCATAATCATGTGGCGATTCATCATGGG TATGGGTATTGGTGGTGATTACCCCTTGTCCGCCGTCATCACCTCTGAGTTCGCTGCTCGACGAATCAGAGGTCGAATGATGACCGCTGTCTTCGCTTCTCAAGGTTGGGGTAACT TCGCCTCCGCCATCGTCTCCATCATCTGTGTCGCCGCTTTCAAATCACAGATCCAACATCAACCGCTCACCAACCTGAAGGCCGTCGACCAAGTATGGCGATTgatcatcggtatcggttGTGTTCCCGCCGTCGTCGCATTGTACTTCCGATTGACCATCCCTGAAACTCCTCGATACACCATGGATGTCGAGCGAAACATCAAGCAAGCCTCTCAAGACGTTGACACCTACTTGACTTCTGGCACATACGTCAACGACCCTATCCACAACAACGAGCGAGCCGAGCTCCCCAAAGCCTCTTGGGCCGATTTCGCCCGACACTTCGGTCAATGGCAAAACGGAAAGGTCTTGCTCGGTACCGCTTGGTCATGGTTCGCCCTCGATATCGCTTTCTACGGTCTCGGTCTCAACTCGTCCACTATCCTCACTACCATCGGATTCGGATCCGCCACCAACCTCGCCACTAAACAGCTCAACATCTATCAAACGCTCCACAATGTTGCTGTGGGAAACATCATTTTGGCTGTCGGGGGTTTGATCCCAGGATactacttctccttcttcctcattgacTCGTGGGGTAGAAAGCCTATCCAATTGATGGGTTTCTCCGTCTTGActgtcctcttcatcatcatgggtTTCGGGTACGACAAGATCCTCTCCACCGGCTCAGGAAAGAAAGCCTTCGTGTTCCTTTACTGCATGGCCAACTTCTTCCAGAACTTCGGTCCCAACACTACCACGTTCGTCATCCCTGGTGAAGCCTTCCCGACTCGTTACAGATCGACCGCCCACGGTATCTCCGCTGCGTCCGGTAAACTTGGTGCGATCGTTGCCCAGGTCGGGTTCTCGAGAATGATCAACATTGGCGGTAAGAACAAGTTCCTCAAGCACATTTTGGAgatcttcgccctcttcaTGTTGACCGgtatcttctcgaccttgcTCTTGCCTGAGACTAAGGGACGAACCCTTGAAGACCTTTCTCAAGAGTCTCAAGATCACTTCGTTAGGGATACCAATgtcaacaccatcaacaaaACCTCTGGACACTCCACCGGTTCTGAAGAGGACGCTAGAGCTCAGCACGACATCTAA